The following are from one region of the Silene latifolia isolate original U9 population chromosome 9, ASM4854445v1, whole genome shotgun sequence genome:
- the LOC141602546 gene encoding aspartic proteinase nepenthesin-1-like, producing the protein MQKFHEGEIDKNKQSGVLGMGNGIYGFMEQTKLMFNGMFSYCLQPIFTQGSSPMYLRFGNDVLPQPIQMQVTPIYKYDYSKAYYLNLQGISVGAQRLPIDPDIFAMKSDETGGCIIDSGSSLSWIVTGAFNVFKDAVISFIKDSNRDNNWRKMRKHETEYDLCYQRYKLPDTMVLPVITFHFENNADYVIDVRESFYLGTSSQGRDMVCLQYFESTIDHHDGVTYLGGMQQANKRIVYDLENSLLHFGHADCSNEN; encoded by the exons ATGCAAAAGTTTCATGAAG GTGAAATCGACAAAAATAAGCAAAGCGGAGTTCTGGGTATGGGGAATGGCATATATGGATTTATGGAGCAAACAAAATTGATGTTTAATGGAATGTTTTCATACTGTTTACAACCAATATTTACACAAGGAAGTTCACCAATGTATCTTCGATTTGGGAACGATGTTTTACCGCAACCAATACAAATGCAGGTTACGCCAATTTACAAGTATGACTATTCAAAGGCATACTACTTGAATCTGCAGGGCATCTCCGTAGGTGCTCAAAGACTTCCAATTGATCCAGATATTTTCGCAATGAAAAGTGACGAGACTGGTGGATGTATTATCGATTCAG GCAGCTCACTATCGTGGATTGTCACGGGAGCCTTTAACGTTTTCAAAGATGCCGTAATATCCTTTATTAAAGATTCTAACCGAGATAATAACTGGCGAAAGATGAGGAAACATGAAACGGAATACGACCTTTGTTACCAACGTTACAAGCTGCCGGATACTATGGTCCTTCCTGTGATCACCTTCCATTTTGAAAACAATGCCGATTATGTAATTGATGTTAGAGAATCGTTCTATCTCGGCACCTCAAGCCAGGGTAGAGACATGGTTTGCTTGCAATACTTTGAGAGTACTATCGACCACCATGACGGTGTCACGTATTTGGGAGGTATGCAACAAGCAAATAAACGCATTGTATATGATTTAGAGAATTCATTGCTTCATTTTGGGCACGCTGATTGCTCCAACGAGAACTGA
- the LOC141602547 gene encoding uncharacterized protein LOC141602547 produces MRIVSVSDGGRKMAYESEPEPEPNNKKLWTVRESDPMVVLGVDLMLKVYESLDARSLASSLLVSRSWFSVASLDTLWSPLCTQLWVGKAHIPRWSKLSGLSKLTSYSRAVIDSKRIHITREDLWDHAWIFHFTEATILPC; encoded by the exons ATGAGAATAGTGAGTGTTTCCGACGGTGGTAGAAAAATGGCGTATGAATCCGAGCCTGAGCCAGAGCCAAATAATAAAAAGCTATGGACGGTTCGAGAGAGCGATCCGATGGTTGTGTTGGGTGTTGATTTAATGCTCAAAGTTTATGAATCTCTTGATGCGCGTAGCTTGGCGTCTTCACTTTTGGTGTCTCGTTCTTGGTTTTCTGTCGCTTCTCTTGACACTCTTTGGTCTCCCCTG TGCACGCAGTTATGGGTTGGCAAAGCACATATACCGCGTTGGTCTAAACTCTCAGGCTTGTCCAAATTGACCTCTTATTCTCGAGCAGTCATCGACAGTAAGCGT ATCCATATCACAAGGGAAGATCTATGGGACCATGCCTGGATTTTCCATTTCACTGAG GCCACAATCCTGCCGTGTTAA